Proteins co-encoded in one Eremothecium sinecaudum strain ATCC 58844 chromosome VI, complete sequence genomic window:
- the YRB30 gene encoding Yrb30p (Syntenic homolog of Ashbya gossypii AEL296W; Syntenic homolog of Saccharomyces cerevisiae YGL164C (YRB30)) yields the protein MDELLSRAGSQVVSFAIKSSVSVASTYAIKQFTKFLTHVPQRDASRLQKLRKQLETRIDIIDNAIGLIKLCVVRGNTNLGSTLSLVLDLKDELLQFNLEMDEILAPSNLGDAKSNKKDSHDQAAVSLLEAKMKELIHRIELVIPLINLSMTTSGVSTSMKLPNNVSASLLLQASNHIVKSNEKAILTGNKIDIQVGPKFEVTAYNIFNNSSTIIWKERMARCDLRVYRSAISEANPIQYDYYIEFKENFDDGRYHDLKEDKPVKLRWQLAKVIRLFFTASGKLLNLEERDSPVLVLKIDKNLEREHITSTENIEWIALGEYEDIVETSDNESTEEATEAQEREEGSSSEEENYDSAEEEEVNPETSKSLSLLEYIIKLASLQDNDQASILEVKDERLSLYLNDENPNSVRSQRYDVNAVTEKLNDTSLNK from the coding sequence ATGGACGAACTCTTATCCAGGGCTGGAAGCCAGGTGGTGTCATTTGCAATTAAGTCTAGTGTTTCTGTCGCCTCAACTTATGCTATAAAACAATTTACCAAGTTTTTAACACATGTCCCGCAAAGAGATGCTAGTCGTCTACAAAAGCTTCGGAAGCAGTTAGAGACGAGAATAGACATTATTGATAATGCTATAGGCTTGATTAAGCTCTGCGTTGTTCGGGGTAATACGAATTTGGGCTCGACATTATCCTTAGTTCTGGACTTAAAGGATGAACTATTACAATTTAATCTTGAAATGGATGAAATACTCGCACCCTCTAATTTAGGAGACGCAAAATCTAACAAGAAAGACAGCCATGATCAAGCCGCAGTTTCGTTGCTGGAGGCTAAAATGAAGGAATTAATCCATCGCATAGAACTTGTTATACCATTAATTAATTTGTCTATGACCACTTCTGGTGTAAGCACGTCAATGAAATTGCCCAATAATGTATCAGCAAGTTTGTTACTTCAAGCATCCAATCATATTGTGAAGTCCAATGAAAAGGCCATATTAACAGGAAATAAAATTGATATCCAAGTAGGGCCAAAGTTTGAAGTCACAGCATACAATATCTTCAATAATAGCTCAACTATTATCTGGAAAGAACGTATGGCAAGATGTGATTTAAGAGTTTATAGATCAGCCATTTCGGAAGCAAATCCGATCCAATACGACTATTATATTGAATTCAAGGAAAACTTTGATGACGGTCGGTACCATGACCTGAAGGAGGACAAGCCGGTCAAGCTACGTTGGCAACTAGCTAAAGTAATAAGGCTATTCTTTACCGCTTCTGGGAAGTTACTGAACTTAGAAGAACGAGATTCGCCAGTTTTAGTATTGAAAATAGACAAAAACCTAGAACGAGAACATATTACATCTACGGAAAACATTGAATGGATTGCCCTAGGTGAATATGAAGATATAGTGGAGACTTCTGATAATGAGAGCACAGAAGAAGCTACAGAGGCGCAAGAACGTGAAGAAGGGTCTAGTAGCGAGGAAGAAAACTATGATAGTGccgaagaagaagaagttaatCCAGAAACAAGCAAATCTCTATCACTGTTGGAGTATATAATAAAACTTGCTTCTCTACAAGACAATGACCAAGCTTCAATTTTGGAGGTAAAGGACGAAAGGTTGTCATTATATTTGAATGATGAGAATCCTAATTCGGTAAGAAGTCAACGGTATGATGTGAACGCAGTAACCGAAAAGCTAAATGATACTTCTCTAAACAAATGA
- the SUT1 gene encoding Sut1p (Syntenic homolog of Ashbya gossypii AEL298C; Syntenic homolog of Saccharomyces cerevisiae YPR009W (SUT2) and YGL162W (SUT1)): MFSSIAINNNHADKSLPALLLLPSVIHFEARQQNAAEEFPHHGYEVQGDNCNGDIYYSRQQLLPQQLLPVHLPRMEQTTQTHAPSSLDTASEKVNTLTPITADSTTLHYEASYSTPRSPESGTAKSVSPPLPESAQLAVPQDQSHLTASSPSSINQEPTVITASKYKRQRTGPSCDICRSKKIKCDATITILFQDPSVTRSYSNQLHSQVSVSDLSRETFTQIPKDIRKALLTKELLLLKHIDKLIAFKPCTSCSKRKNCVCSFSKGFTRADINVFTNLCMKFGKRSSIEHFNIEDYRKCGYQV; this comes from the coding sequence ATGTTTTCGAGTATTGCCATTAACAATAATCATGCGGATAAGTCGCTGCCGGCGCTGCTACTGCTTCCTTCTGTGATACATTTTGAGGCTCGCCAGCAAAACGCGGCCGAAGAGTTCCCGCACCATGGATATGAGGTACAAGGCGATAATTGTAACGGTGACATTTACTACTCGCGACAGCAGCTACTACCGCAACAGCTGCTGCCAGTGCATCTTCCGCGAATGGAGCAAACGACACAAACGCATGCGCCTTCCTCGCTAGATACAGCATCGGAAAAAGTGAACACGCTGACTCCGATCACTGCAGATAGTACTACATTGCATTATGAGGCGTCCTATAGCACTCCTCGATCTCCTGAATCCGGCACTGCTAAATCTGTGTCCCCACCATTGCCAGAAAGTGCTCAACTAGCTGTGCCTCAGGACCAATCACACTTGACTGCATCGTCTCCATCATCTATTAATCAGGAACCAACGGTAATAACTGCATCAAAATATAAGAGACAGCGTACAGGGCCAAGCTGTGACATATGTCGCTCGAAAAAAATCAAATGCGATGCGACGATAACAATTCTTTTTCAAGATCCGAGCGTAACAAGGTCATATAGCAATCAATTGCATTCCCAAGTGAGTGTTTCCGATTTGAGCAGGGAGACATTCACCCAGATACCTAAGGACATTAGAAAAGCACTTTTGACTAAGGAATTGCTACTATTAAAACATATTGATAAACTAATAGCCTTTAAACCATGCACATCATGCTCCAAACGGAAAAACTGTGTCTGTTCATTTAGTAAGGGATTTACTCGGGCAGATATCAATGTTTTTACTAACTTATGCATGAAATTTGGTAAAAGAAGTTCTATTGAACATTTTAACATAGAGGATTATAGAAAATGTGGTTACCAGGtataa
- the RAD54 gene encoding DNA-dependent ATPase RAD54 (Syntenic homolog of Ashbya gossypii AEL297W; Syntenic homolog of Saccharomyces cerevisiae YGL163C (RAD54)) yields the protein MARRKLPDRPPNGIGAGERPSLRPLRLNTEEAYGTLTRPFKVPLKVDKSKHSERYGVRASRRAATVYAGMDEGDMEKVGVKRVDALSSIRLARDTSRLEQIENTLKRSFTVPIKGYVQRHNIPLALGMKIKITPPPRPLHDPSEEFAIVLYDPTVDGDIREENINDVSGSEDVQRQEKTTGPAKRTLAHPERMSNGVRNKSLRELLGSPDNKSKKFPCVPVVLDPKLAKILRPHQVEGVRFLYRCVTGLAMKDFLDAQNVLKPLAASAEHLSSSPTEAPVEEAVQNAVVEKNRGAYGCIMADEMGLGKTLQCIALLWSLLRQGAEGKATIDKCIIVCPSSLVNNWANEIVKWLGPNTLSPLAIDGKKNSLSNGSVAMSISQWALAQGRNIVKPVLIISYETLRRNIENLKGCKVGLMLADEGHRLKNGDSLTFTSLDSINCPRRVILSGTPIQNDLSEYFALLSFSNPGLLGTRAQFRKDFEIPILRGRDADATEKEIEEGELKLQQLSQIVSKFIIRRTNDILSKYLPCKYEHVIFVSLSPLQKALYEHFVKSREVAKLVKGTGSQPLKAIGLLKKLCNHPDLLDLPDDIEGSNHLLTDYQSSTSTSRNSRGASYVQTCHSSKFAILERFLYKIRTESSDKIVLISNYTQTLDLIEKMCRFNHYGVLRLDGTMNINKRQKLVDKFNKPDGDEFIFLLSSKAGGCGINLIGANRLILLDPDWNPAADQQALARVWRDGQKKDCFIYRFISTGTIEEKIYQRQSMKMSLSSCVVDEKEHVERLFSSDNLKQLFQFDAQTICDTHTTYNCKRCKNGKQITKAPAMLYGDATTWNHLNHSALSRTNDHLLKNEYNFNDISYVFQYISH from the coding sequence ATGGCGAGAAGAAAGCTTCCAGATAGACCGCCTAATGGAATTGGTGCTGGAGAGCGCCCAAGCCTTCGTCCATTGCGCTTGAATACCGAAGAAGCGTACGGTACTTTAACGCGTCCGTTTAAGGTACCCCTCAAGGTAGATAAATCGAAACACAGCGAACGGTATGGGGTTCGAGCTTCGCGGAGAGCTGCAACGGTTTATGCTGGGATGGATGAGGGTGATATGGAGAAGGTAGGAGTCAAGCGTGTGGATGCATTGTCTTCCATTAGGCTTGCACGCGACACGTCCAGATTGGAGCAGATAGAGAATACACTCAAAAGGTCTTTTACAGTTCCGATTAAGGGATATGTACAACGGCACAACATTCCCCTGGCGCTAGGGATGAAGATTAAGATCACGCCTCCCCCACGGCCGCTTCATGATCCGTCAGAAGAATTTGCAATTGTGTTGTATGACCCTACGGTAGATGGCGACATACGTGAAGAGAACATAAACGACGTTTCTGGATCCGAGGATGTGCAGCGTCAAGAGAAAACAACGGGTCCTGCCAAGAGGACTTTGGCACACCCTGAAAGGATGTCAAATGGCGTAAGGAATAAGAGCCTAAGAGAGTTGCTGGGATCGCCTGATAACAAGTCAAAAAAGTTTCCATGTGTTCCTGTTGTTCTTGACCCCAAGCTTGCCAAAATATTGCGTCCCCATCAGGTCGAGGGAGTCCGATTTTTGTATAGGTGCGTCACTGGTTTAGCGATGAAGGACTTCCTAGATGCGCAGAATGTGTTGAAACCGCTGGCCGCGAGCGCTGAGCACCTATCGTCATCACCGACAGAAGCTCCTGTAGAAGAAGCGGTACAAAATGCCGTCGTGGAAAAGAACCGCGGGGCATATGGATGTATTATGGCGGATGAAATGGGTCTGGGAAAGACGTTACAGTGCATTGCGTTGTTATGGTCCTTGCTTCGACAAGGCGCAGAAGGCAAAGCTACGATAGATAAATGCATAATTGTCTGCCCATCATCGCTAGTCAATAACTGGGCGAATGAGATCGTGAAGTGGTTAGGCCCTAACACGTTATCTCCTTTAGCAATAGACGGCAAGAAGAACTCATTGTCTAATGGATCAGTTGCTATGTCAATAAGTCAATGGGCGCTCGCTCAGGGCCGTAATATCGTAAAACCCGTGCTTATAATTTCGTATGAAACGTTAAGGCGTAATATTGAAAACTTGAAAGGTTGCAAAGTCGGGCTAATGCTAGCTGATGAAGGTCACCGCTTGAAAAATGGTGACTCGTTAACATTTACTTCATTAGACTCCATTAACTGTCCCAGGAGGGTAATCCTTTCGGGTACACCAATCCAAAATGATCTATCGGAATATTTTGCCTTACTAAGTTTTAGTAATCCCGGACTACTTGGAACTAGGGCTCAATTCCGTAAAGATTTCGAGATTCCAATTTTAAGGGGACGCGATGCTGACGCGACTGAGAAGGAAATTGAAGAAGGGGAGTTAAAGCTGCAACAGCTATCGCAAATAGTGTCAAAGTTCATTATAAGGCGTACCAATGACATTCTATCCAAATATCTTCCTTGTAAATACGAACACGTTATCTTTGTCAGCCTTTCCCCTTTACAGAAGGCACTGTATGAACATTTCGTAAAATCAAGGGAAGTCGCTAAATTAGTAAAGGGCACTGGATCACAACCTTTGAAAGCTATTGGCTTACTAAAAAAATTATGCAACCACCCGGATCTGCTGGATCTTCCTGATGACATTGAGGGCTCAAACCATTTACTTACGGATTACCAGAGCAGCACGTCAACATCTCGTAACTCAAGAGGAGCATCGTATGTCCAGACATGTCATTCAAGTAAATTTGCTATTCTTGAACGTTTTCTGTACAAGATACGAACCGAATCGAGCGATAAGATAGTATTAATTTCGAATTATACCCAAACGCTAGATTTAATCGAAAAAATGTGTCGTTTCAACCATTATGGCGTATTAAGACTAGATGGGACAATGAACATTAATAAGAGACAAAAGCTGGTTGATAAGTTCAATAAACCTGATGGGGATGAGTTTATCTTTTTACTGAGTTCAAAGGCTGGTGGATGCGGTATCAACTTAATTGGTGCAAACAGGCTGATACTGTTAGACCCAGATTGGAATCCTGCCGCAGATCAGCAGGCTTTAGCACGTGTGTGGAGAGATGGGCAGAAAAAGGattgttttatttataGGTTCATTAGCACTGGAACCATAGAAGAAAAAATTTACCAAAGACAGTCTATGAAGATGAGTTTAAGCTCTTGTGTGGTTGATGAGAAGGAGCATGTAGAGCGTCTGTTCAGTTCAGACAACTTGAAGCAATTGTTCCAATTTGATGCTCAAACAATCTGTGATACTCATACAACCTATAACTGCAAGCGATGTAAGAATGGTAAACAGATTACTAAGGCTCCAGCTATGTTATACGGAGATGCTACGACATGGAATCACCTCAACCATAGTGCATTATCAAGAACAAACGATCATCTACTAAAGAATGAATACAATTTTAATGACATTAGTTACgtttttcaatatatttCTCACTGA